The proteins below are encoded in one region of Silene latifolia isolate original U9 population chromosome 2, ASM4854445v1, whole genome shotgun sequence:
- the LOC141631254 gene encoding 2-oxoglutarate-dependent dioxygenase DAO-like produces MGEEIPVIDMQNVDENKLREACEKWGCFRVVNHGVPTELMAEIKSVVTKLFVLPVETKQRTKVGLPGTGYLRPNPVNEAFAVDISSSLSLPSFCSDLDASPQQREIIERYAENMHKLGIDIASRMAGSSGVDDDSVKVCPSHMRMNKYTITQENIGTGGLETHTDASLFTILLDDEHLGGLEIVDPSGQLLAVDRFPASFLINLGDIAVAWSNGKMRNLKHRVVCKDVGIRMSIATIIVPTIDEEIKAHRKFIEGDRPPKYIPFRYAEYRKLRAATKLIDGEALELLLWKN; encoded by the exons ATGGGTGAAGAAATCCCAGTAATAGATATGCAAAATGTTGATGAAAATAAACTTAGAGAAGCATGTGAGAAATGGGGTTGCTTCAGAGTTGTGAATCATGGAGTACCAACAGAATTAATGGCTGAGATTAAATCCGTCGTCACGAAATTATTCGTTCTTCCAGTCGAAACTAAGCAAAGGACCAAGGTAGGGCTACCGGGGACTGGCTACCTGAGGCCTAATCCTGTTAATGAAGCATTTGCTGTTGATATCTCctcttctctttctcttccttcCTTTTGTTCTGATCTTGATGCCTCTCCTCAACAAAG GGAGATAATTGAGAGGTATGCTGAAAATATGCACAAGTTGGGAATTGACATTGCGAGTAGGATGGCCGGAAGCTCAGGGGTAGACGATGACAGTGTCAAAGTTTGTCCGTCACATATGCGGATGAACAAATACACAATTACTCAGGAAAACATCGGCACTGGTGGCTTAGAGACGCATACAGATGCTAGTCTATTCACCATACTCCTGGACGACGAACATTTGGGAGGCCTCGAAATTGTTGACCCGTCTGGTCAATTACTCGCTGTTGATCGCTTTCCTGCTTCATTTCTCATCAATCTTGGAGACATTGCTGTG GCTTGGAGCAATGGCAAAATGCGAAATTTGAAGCACAGGGTTGTATGTAAGGATGTTGGGATACGTATGTCGATTGCAACGATCATAGTGCCAACGATTGATGAAGAGATAAAAGCTCATCGGAAATTCATAGAAGGTGACCGCCCACCCAAATACATTCCCTTCCGTTACGCAGAATATAGGAAACTTCGAGCTGCTacgaagttgattgatggtgaaGCCCTTGAACTTCTGCTTTGGAAAAACTAG